In the Thermodesulfobacteriota bacterium genome, TGCGGCGCCCGAGGATCTCTTTGCCGTCGAGCCCCATCACCCGCTCGAAGCCCGGGTTGAGGAGGAGGAGCCGGCTGTCCCCGTCGACGATGCACAGACCGTCGTAGGAGTTCTCGATCATCCCCATGAGGTCGCGGTTGAGCTCCTCCAACTGAGCTACCCGGGCGGCGAGCGCCCGCGCGTCGTCCTGCTCCGGAAGGGGCTTCCTGGCTTCCATGTGCGCTCCTCGCGGCGACTGCGGCGCCGCACCTCGATGCAGGCCCCCCCACCGGCGGGACCGGGCCGGCGGCCGGCCAAGTGGGATGGTCAGGATAGACCATCCATTTCATTTTCGAGGGTCTGGCATCCCGTGTCTACGCCGGCGTGACATGCAGAGTTCATACCGTCGAAGGCTCGAACGTTCCGGGGAGTGAGGACGTCTGCGGCTCGAAGAACGACACGGAAGGAAAGGGACTCGCCCCGGGCCCAGCCCGCGCTTGCCTCCGCTCGTCCGGAGTGCAAGAATGCCGGGGCGCGGCGCGGGTCTGCGGAAAGGGCTTCCTTCGACGCCCAGGCGCCCCGCGCGGGAGGAGACGCGCCGAGCATGGCTGCCACGGAGATCGCCGTCCAAATCGTCCACATCGAGGGGCCGCGCAAGGGGCAGATCGACGAGCCGGCGGGTCCCGTCATCACCGTCGGGCGAAGCCGGGACGCAGACGTGACCTTCCCCGCAGACCTGCGCATCGTCTCCCGAAAACACGCGGAGATCCGGCGTCAGGGAAACAGTTTCCTCCTCGTGAACCTCAGCCCCAACGGGTGCCTCGTCAACGGCCGCCCGGCCGACAACGTCTACTTGAAGCAGGGCGACGTCCTCACCTTCGCCGAGGGGGGGCCGAAGGTCAGCTTCCTGTCGGCGGTCAAGGCTGCCCCACGGGCGACGCGGCCTGCGCCCGCGTACTCCCCGGCGCCCCGGCCGGCCGCACCTGCTGCGCCCCCTCCGGGCCCAACCCCGGCAGCCGTGCGACCCGCGCCCGCCGCCCGGGGCGAGGTCGCGCCCTACACCATCCAGTACGGCACATCCATCCAGTCGTTCAAGAAGCCGGCGGTCAAGCTGGGCCGGGACGCCTCGAGCGACTTCGTCCTCGACCATCCGCGGGTCTTCGGCACCCACGCCGAGCTCTTTTTCCAGCAGGGGCAGTACTTCCTGCGCGACCTCACCGAGAGCCGGGCCACGCTCCTGAACGGCAAGCCGATCGCGGCTCCCACCCCCTTGCAGGAGGGCGACGTCCTCGCCTTCGGCGAAGGGGGGCCCCGGCTCAAGTACATCGGCACGGGCCGCTTCTCGGAGGTGATCGCCTAACCCCTGTTCCTCCCACCCCTGCTCGGGAGTGCCCGCGCCATGTTCGAGACCATCGGCCGCTACCGCATCCAGGAGAAGCTCGGGCAGGGAGCCATGGCCGAGGTCTTCAAGGCCTACGATCCCTCCATCGACCGGACCCTGGCCATCAAGGTGCTGCGGGAGGAGCGCTGCTCCGACCCGGAGTACCGGGTCCGGTTCCTGCGCGAATCCAAGGCGGCGGGCATCCTCTCCCACGCCAACATCGCCACGGTCTACGATGTGGGCGAGATCGGGGAACGCCCCTACATCGTGATGGAGTACCTGGAGGGGGATCCCCTCGACGAGGTGATGCGCTCGGGGGAGGCGTTCTCCCTCAAGAAGATCGTGACCTACGGGATCCAGCTCTCCAAGGCCCTGGCCTACGCCCACCAGAAGGGCATCGTGCACCGGGACGTGAAGCCCGGAAACATCGTGCGCCTGAAGAACAGCAGCACCATCAAGGTGATGGACTTCGGCATCGCGCGGA is a window encoding:
- a CDS encoding FHA domain-containing protein, producing the protein MAATEIAVQIVHIEGPRKGQIDEPAGPVITVGRSRDADVTFPADLRIVSRKHAEIRRQGNSFLLVNLSPNGCLVNGRPADNVYLKQGDVLTFAEGGPKVSFLSAVKAAPRATRPAPAYSPAPRPAAPAAPPPGPTPAAVRPAPAARGEVAPYTIQYGTSIQSFKKPAVKLGRDASSDFVLDHPRVFGTHAELFFQQGQYFLRDLTESRATLLNGKPIAAPTPLQEGDVLAFGEGGPRLKYIGTGRFSEVIA